In Myxococcus stipitatus, the following are encoded in one genomic region:
- a CDS encoding GAF domain-containing protein, producing MNPSIRGGAPYGSFDEMSVGVCVIRERRFVYVNDALGLLVGHPREALVSHPATLLLTESSVEELTAPARGEPAPGPYETVLHTATGERQVELTLFPCGPDQVAMVRDVTSRNLRRDMLRRLAELGAGLPSLRTEGEVLQRVFQGLEGLGLAFAWLYPEGDGIRLGQTCVPATWVTPDDRGVSGRWVRDVVGHGSETLARAWKEGSTCAKDLPLEVARFLGDERAESVRDVLSRAGPLHALVVRIDVEGQPRAMLAISGDGLGEEEMAPVRLFGAQVSAALDAALTVSRLSAQNSALAALNRLASEAASAPHPRAFFGPGTEEIIGLVACDAVTILLPRENELEMVYARGLDLKEADEDRFARMWRATGLCQQPQQEGAPRVLETLDCPDELHEDLRRQGFHTLVIVPLRVRSRDVGTLVVLFRELRRFTPLELETLQAMGTHFAAAIETHRLLQELRGRAEDMALLHEVARALATTLELDKLLATGVTSLARIIDTPDAYVLMPNSTREWLEIRAVSGNHPELLGRCLPASAPDASATGLGFLTRELVMVEDAVADVRVDQSLRESSNAQAFLVLPLVVRERPVGVMVATETRRPRRFTPAEIERASAIANQLALALEGARLVEDLKDSYVELARTQEQLVRRERLAALGELSAVVAHEVRNPLGAIFNSVASIRRIIGPGSPAEPLVDIVAEEADRLNRIVADLLTFARPPAPHPHPVPLAPLVEDAVRGALAESPGAVRVELDLEEDVPPVTVDERMMRQAFLNLAINAMQAMPHGGRLRAAVRRAAGAPEVMVEFSDTGPGITAEVRARIFEPFFTTKAKGTGLGLAVVKRIIESHQGHLTLDSQPGHGTCFRLYLPLDSPASTRPMHAMP from the coding sequence GTGAACCCATCCATCCGGGGCGGAGCCCCCTATGGCTCCTTCGACGAGATGTCCGTGGGCGTTTGCGTCATCCGCGAACGTCGCTTCGTGTATGTGAATGATGCCTTGGGGTTGCTGGTGGGACACCCACGCGAGGCACTCGTGAGCCATCCAGCGACGCTCCTCCTGACCGAGTCGAGCGTGGAGGAGCTCACCGCCCCCGCACGGGGTGAGCCCGCGCCTGGACCCTACGAGACGGTGCTGCACACGGCCACTGGCGAGCGGCAGGTGGAGCTGACCCTCTTTCCCTGTGGCCCCGACCAGGTGGCGATGGTGCGGGATGTGACGTCGCGGAACCTGCGGCGCGACATGCTGCGGCGGCTGGCGGAGCTGGGTGCGGGGTTGCCCTCGCTGCGCACCGAGGGCGAGGTGCTGCAGCGTGTGTTCCAGGGACTCGAAGGGCTCGGCCTGGCCTTCGCGTGGCTGTATCCCGAGGGCGACGGCATCCGGTTGGGACAGACCTGCGTGCCCGCCACGTGGGTGACGCCCGATGACCGTGGGGTGAGTGGCAGATGGGTGCGCGACGTGGTGGGGCACGGGTCCGAGACGTTGGCCCGGGCCTGGAAGGAGGGCTCGACCTGCGCGAAGGACTTGCCGCTGGAGGTGGCCCGGTTCCTCGGTGACGAGCGGGCGGAGTCTGTTCGCGATGTGCTCTCCCGGGCGGGCCCCCTCCACGCCCTCGTCGTGCGAATCGACGTGGAGGGACAGCCTCGGGCGATGTTGGCCATCTCGGGAGACGGGCTGGGTGAGGAGGAGATGGCGCCCGTGCGGCTGTTCGGCGCGCAGGTGTCGGCGGCGCTCGACGCGGCGCTCACCGTCTCGCGGCTGTCCGCGCAGAACTCGGCGCTGGCCGCGCTCAATCGGCTGGCATCGGAGGCGGCGTCCGCGCCGCATCCCCGTGCCTTCTTCGGTCCGGGCACGGAGGAGATCATCGGACTGGTGGCCTGCGACGCGGTGACCATCCTCCTGCCGAGGGAGAATGAGCTGGAGATGGTCTACGCGCGTGGCCTCGACCTGAAGGAAGCGGACGAGGACCGCTTCGCGCGAATGTGGCGCGCGACGGGCCTGTGCCAGCAGCCCCAGCAAGAGGGCGCGCCTCGGGTGCTGGAGACACTCGATTGCCCGGACGAACTGCATGAAGACCTGCGGCGGCAAGGCTTCCACACCCTGGTCATCGTTCCCTTGCGCGTGCGCTCACGCGACGTGGGGACACTCGTCGTCCTCTTCCGCGAACTGCGGCGCTTCACTCCCCTGGAGTTGGAGACGCTGCAGGCGATGGGCACCCACTTCGCCGCGGCCATCGAGACCCATCGTCTCTTACAGGAGCTGCGCGGACGCGCCGAGGACATGGCTCTCTTGCATGAGGTGGCGCGTGCGCTGGCGACGACGTTGGAGCTCGACAAGTTGCTGGCCACGGGAGTCACGAGCCTGGCCCGCATCATCGACACGCCGGATGCGTATGTGCTCATGCCGAACTCCACGCGCGAGTGGCTGGAGATTCGAGCCGTGAGCGGCAATCACCCGGAGCTGCTCGGGCGCTGTCTGCCCGCGAGTGCGCCGGATGCCTCCGCCACGGGACTGGGCTTTCTGACACGCGAGCTCGTCATGGTGGAGGACGCCGTCGCGGATGTCCGGGTGGACCAGAGCTTGAGGGAGAGTTCGAACGCACAAGCCTTCCTGGTGCTGCCTTTGGTGGTGAGGGAGCGGCCCGTGGGAGTGATGGTGGCCACGGAGACGCGGCGGCCCCGGCGCTTCACCCCCGCCGAAATCGAGCGGGCAAGCGCCATCGCCAATCAGCTCGCGCTCGCATTGGAGGGCGCTCGGCTGGTGGAGGACTTGAAGGACAGTTACGTGGAGCTCGCGCGGACACAAGAACAGCTCGTGCGCCGCGAGCGGCTGGCGGCGCTGGGGGAGCTGTCCGCAGTGGTGGCGCACGAGGTCCGCAACCCGCTGGGCGCCATCTTCAACTCGGTGGCGTCCATCCGCAGAATCATCGGCCCGGGAAGTCCCGCCGAGCCCCTGGTGGACATCGTCGCGGAGGAGGCCGACCGGCTCAATCGCATCGTCGCGGATCTGCTCACCTTCGCGCGGCCTCCCGCGCCTCATCCGCATCCGGTGCCATTGGCGCCGCTGGTGGAGGACGCGGTGCGAGGGGCGCTCGCGGAGTCACCGGGCGCGGTGAGAGTGGAGCTGGACCTGGAGGAGGACGTCCCGCCCGTGACGGTGGACGAGCGGATGATGCGGCAGGCATTCCTCAACCTGGCCATCAACGCGATGCAAGCCATGCCCCATGGAGGCCGCCTGCGAGCCGCGGTGAGACGGGCCGCTGGAGCACCCGAGGTGATGGTGGAGTTCAGCGACACGGGCCCGGGCATCACCGCCGAGGTGCGCGCGCGCATCTTCGAGCCCTTCTTCACCACCAAGGCCAAGGGCACGGGCCTGGGGCTCGCGGTGGTGAAGCGCATCATCGAGTCGCATCAGGGTCACCTCACCCTCGACTCACAGCCAGGACATGGCACGTGTTTCAGGCTCTACCTGCCGTTGGATTCCCCCGCGTCCACGCGCCCGATGCACGCCATGCCGTGA
- a CDS encoding VOC family protein has product MQLGYVIFYVTDVPATLAFYESTFGLKRRFLHESNTYGELETGSTTLAFASEDMAKSNGLTVRFLRPQETSAAMELGLVTPDVPAAFQRAVQSGAIPVQPPKQKPWGQTVAYVKDLNGVLVELCSPMAT; this is encoded by the coding sequence ATGCAGCTCGGCTACGTCATCTTCTACGTCACGGATGTGCCCGCGACCCTCGCCTTCTACGAGAGCACCTTCGGCCTGAAGCGGCGCTTCCTCCACGAGAGCAACACCTACGGCGAGCTCGAGACGGGCTCCACGACGTTGGCCTTCGCCTCGGAGGACATGGCGAAAAGCAACGGGCTCACCGTGCGCTTCCTCCGGCCGCAGGAGACGTCCGCCGCCATGGAGCTCGGGCTCGTCACGCCGGATGTCCCGGCCGCCTTCCAGCGCGCGGTGCAGTCCGGAGCCATTCCCGTCCAGCCTCCCAAACAGAAGCCCTGGGGACAGACGGTGGCCTACGTGAAGGACCTCAATGGCGTGCTGGTGGAGCTCTGCTCACCCATGGCCACGTGA
- a CDS encoding alpha/beta hydrolase: protein MFLGIGILAGITLLVLVLRPWLLHREGPACPAEPFDGHVYRVGKALIAERNGERPRATVICMHGFVSDMRYFTRHYEDPSLQLILVTSCDYHPPIAQPTERPAPWARVPTEPEGTIPHDAAVLVQALEHLPRTEHIRVHGHSRGGAVVLEAARQRPDLFERVEVVLEAPVLPQGRPYGKVNQALLWFMPFGILLWRLDPISRHTRYMWGPLENARKCELIRAFPFNPKRVSTLLTNARDIEAWSQERDASLFRNVRRGTVLVPGKDRVLDPVAMLASARRAEPTLDVVTLDECSHFILWDRPDALPALASPSERTAANG, encoded by the coding sequence ATGTTCCTGGGCATCGGAATCCTCGCCGGCATCACCCTCCTCGTGCTCGTTCTGCGGCCGTGGCTGCTGCACCGGGAGGGCCCCGCCTGTCCCGCCGAGCCCTTTGATGGACACGTCTACCGGGTCGGCAAGGCACTCATCGCCGAACGCAACGGTGAGCGGCCTCGCGCCACGGTCATCTGCATGCACGGCTTCGTGTCCGACATGCGCTACTTCACCCGGCACTACGAGGACCCCAGCCTTCAGCTCATCCTGGTGACGAGCTGCGATTATCACCCGCCCATCGCCCAGCCCACCGAACGGCCCGCCCCCTGGGCACGAGTGCCTACCGAGCCCGAGGGCACCATCCCTCACGACGCGGCCGTGCTGGTGCAAGCCCTGGAGCACCTGCCCAGGACCGAGCACATCCGCGTCCATGGACACTCGCGTGGAGGCGCCGTCGTCCTCGAAGCCGCCCGACAACGGCCGGACCTGTTCGAGCGGGTGGAGGTGGTCCTGGAGGCGCCCGTCCTCCCCCAGGGCCGTCCCTACGGAAAGGTGAATCAGGCGCTGCTCTGGTTCATGCCCTTCGGCATCCTGCTCTGGCGGCTCGACCCCATCTCCCGTCACACCCGTTACATGTGGGGGCCGCTGGAGAACGCGCGCAAGTGCGAGCTCATCAGGGCCTTCCCTTTCAATCCCAAGCGGGTGTCCACGCTGTTGACCAACGCGCGGGACATCGAAGCGTGGAGCCAGGAGCGCGATGCCTCGTTGTTCCGGAACGTGCGGCGCGGCACGGTGCTCGTCCCGGGCAAGGACCGGGTGCTGGACCCTGTCGCCATGCTCGCGAGCGCCCGGCGCGCCGAGCCCACGCTCGACGTGGTGACGCTGGATGAATGCAGTCACTTCATCCTGTGGGACAGGCCCGATGCGCTACCCGCGTTGGCCAGTCCGTCGGAGCGCACCGCCGCGAACGGGTGA
- the hemL gene encoding glutamate-1-semialdehyde 2,1-aminomutase translates to MNHAHSQSLFARAQARIPGGVNSPVRAFRGVGGDPVFFREGSGAWLTDVDGNRYVDLVGSWGPLILGHAYPPIVEAIIDAARRGSSFGAPHAGEVEFAELICATMPAVEMVRLVSSGTEATVAAIRVARGFTGREHILKFEGCFHGAGDPFLVKAGSGVETLGLPDSPGVPSALAKLTLTAPFNDLDAVERIFKAQGHDIACAIIEPVVGNMGVLIPKPGYLQGLQALCQKYGVLFVLDEVMTGFRLARGGAQELYGLKPDLTTMAKVIGGGMPLGAYGGRADVMRKVAPAGPVYQSGTLSGNPVAVAAGMACLKALAAPGTYARLEEISQKLEAGFVAEAKAAGVPVTVNRVGSMLTVFFTSEEVFDYTSAKTSDTGRFGRFFHAMLDAGVYLPPSQYEAAFFSLALGEAEVAHVLGAARKAFRALGQTG, encoded by the coding sequence ATGAACCACGCTCACAGCCAGTCCCTGTTCGCCCGAGCGCAGGCGCGCATCCCGGGTGGAGTGAATTCCCCAGTGCGCGCCTTTCGGGGCGTGGGAGGGGACCCCGTCTTCTTCCGCGAGGGCTCGGGCGCCTGGCTCACCGACGTGGACGGCAACCGCTATGTCGACCTGGTGGGGAGCTGGGGGCCGCTCATCCTGGGCCACGCCTACCCGCCTATCGTCGAGGCCATCATCGACGCGGCCCGGCGGGGCTCGTCCTTCGGTGCGCCGCACGCGGGCGAGGTGGAGTTCGCGGAGCTCATCTGCGCGACGATGCCGGCGGTGGAGATGGTGCGGCTGGTGTCCAGCGGCACGGAGGCCACGGTGGCCGCCATCCGCGTGGCGCGTGGTTTCACGGGCCGCGAGCACATCCTCAAGTTCGAGGGCTGTTTCCATGGCGCGGGAGACCCGTTCCTGGTGAAGGCGGGCAGCGGCGTGGAGACGCTGGGGCTGCCGGACTCGCCGGGCGTGCCGTCGGCGCTGGCGAAGCTCACGCTCACCGCGCCGTTCAACGACCTGGACGCGGTGGAGCGCATCTTCAAGGCGCAGGGGCACGACATCGCGTGCGCCATCATCGAGCCCGTGGTGGGCAACATGGGCGTGCTCATCCCGAAGCCCGGCTATCTCCAGGGGCTCCAGGCGCTCTGCCAGAAGTACGGCGTGCTGTTCGTGCTCGACGAGGTGATGACGGGCTTCCGCCTGGCGCGCGGCGGGGCGCAGGAGCTGTACGGCCTGAAGCCGGACCTGACGACGATGGCCAAGGTGATTGGCGGCGGCATGCCGCTGGGCGCCTATGGTGGCCGCGCGGATGTCATGCGGAAGGTGGCGCCCGCGGGGCCGGTGTATCAATCCGGCACGCTGTCGGGGAACCCGGTGGCGGTGGCCGCGGGCATGGCATGTCTCAAGGCACTCGCGGCGCCGGGGACGTATGCGCGCCTGGAGGAGATCAGCCAGAAGCTGGAGGCGGGCTTCGTCGCCGAGGCGAAGGCCGCGGGCGTGCCTGTCACGGTCAACCGCGTGGGCAGCATGTTGACGGTGTTCTTCACGTCGGAGGAGGTGTTCGACTACACGAGCGCCAAGACGTCGGACACGGGGCGCTTCGGTCGTTTCTTCCACGCCATGCTGGATGCGGGCGTGTACCTGCCGCCGAGTCAGTACGAGGCGGCCTTCTTCTCGCTGGCGCTGGGCGAGGCGGAGGTCGCGCACGTGCTGGGTGCGGCAAGAAAGGCCTTCCGCGCTCTTGGCCAGACCGGTTGA
- the rraA gene encoding ribonuclease E activity regulator RraA — protein sequence MDFKTADLCDTHADSAHFQIAEPGFLHYGGRTTFYGAISTVLAPEDNSLVRKALEEPGNGRVLVVDGGGSRRCALVGDQLALLAQKNGWAGVVVHGCIRDSEEVGRTAIGVQALGTHPRRSGKRGAGQRDVEVRFAGVTFQPGHFLYADADGIVTSATALT from the coding sequence ATGGACTTCAAGACAGCGGACCTGTGCGACACGCACGCGGACTCGGCTCACTTCCAAATCGCCGAGCCGGGCTTCCTGCACTACGGCGGCCGCACCACGTTCTACGGCGCCATCAGCACTGTCCTCGCGCCCGAGGACAACTCGCTCGTGCGCAAGGCCCTGGAGGAGCCGGGCAACGGGCGAGTGCTCGTCGTCGATGGCGGCGGTAGCCGGCGCTGCGCGCTCGTGGGTGACCAGCTCGCGCTGCTGGCCCAGAAGAACGGTTGGGCGGGCGTGGTGGTCCATGGCTGCATCCGGGACTCGGAGGAAGTGGGCCGCACCGCCATCGGCGTGCAGGCGCTGGGCACGCACCCGCGTCGCAGCGGCAAGCGCGGAGCAGGACAGCGCGACGTGGAGGTGCGCTTCGCGGGGGTCACCTTCCAACCCGGTCACTTCCTCTACGCCGACGCGGATGGAATCGTCACCTCGGCGACAGCGCTGACCTGA
- a CDS encoding AraC family transcriptional regulator, whose amino-acid sequence MSAHETTGEYTELPVPGVLADRVDAFWRFVAAPRREGTTPLLQRILPDGCTDLIVRFPDVRSVGNGTEPRVTLVGPMERFALMDPEPGSVCLGIRLKPGWAMALLGVSPKELRNLSVNVEDCAPAFLHLQQRLASARSLEHALAMLRDEFSLRNAHPHHLPSARTAHALHCLQSSSGQMSMSRLARTVGISERTLHRDILEAAGVAPKLLARVLRFQRALTHLRSGRLDLSALALDCGYADQSHFTREVRELAGVSPTGLLS is encoded by the coding sequence ATGAGTGCCCATGAAACAACGGGCGAGTACACGGAGCTGCCCGTGCCTGGCGTCCTCGCGGACCGGGTGGACGCCTTCTGGCGTTTCGTCGCGGCGCCGCGCCGCGAGGGCACCACTCCCCTCCTCCAGCGAATCCTCCCCGACGGCTGCACCGACCTCATCGTCCGCTTTCCGGATGTGCGCTCCGTGGGCAATGGCACCGAGCCTCGCGTCACACTCGTCGGCCCCATGGAGCGATTCGCGCTCATGGACCCCGAGCCAGGCTCGGTGTGCCTCGGCATCCGGCTCAAGCCCGGGTGGGCCATGGCGCTGCTGGGCGTGAGTCCCAAGGAACTGCGCAACCTCTCCGTCAATGTGGAGGACTGTGCCCCCGCCTTTCTTCACCTCCAGCAACGGCTCGCGTCGGCCCGCTCACTCGAACATGCATTGGCCATGCTTCGGGATGAGTTCTCGCTGCGCAACGCCCACCCGCATCACCTGCCGAGCGCCCGCACCGCTCACGCCCTGCATTGCCTCCAGTCCTCCTCGGGGCAGATGTCCATGTCCCGGCTCGCACGAACCGTGGGCATCAGCGAGCGCACCTTGCACCGGGACATCCTGGAGGCGGCCGGTGTGGCCCCCAAGCTGCTTGCCCGAGTCCTGCGGTTCCAGCGGGCGCTGACACACCTGCGCTCGGGGCGCCTGGACCTGAGCGCCCTGGCGCTCGATTGCGGTTACGCGGACCAGTCCCACTTCACGCGCGAGGTTCGCGAGCTGGCCGGAGTGTCTCCCACCGGGCTGCTGTCCTGA
- a CDS encoding leucine-rich repeat domain-containing protein, producing the protein MSVRGLGGDAGEAWSADSDLSKLEALRGLLDSEPSRARVMLEEKLREQPESAAAHYGMALLHRREGRDRESLMALREAVARAPGVLEVAARDFSSLEQLYLHEMGLETVPAVIGAFTRLKTLDLGHNRIGALPDSMGALRELEILYVHENRLTRLPDALGELTAVHYLNAGENPLERLPESIGRMRGLVELRLLHAGLRELPGALGKLSLLRELHLRGNHLTSLPAELGALGELRHLDLRENRLTVLPDALVRLPRLRALDLRANPLTSLPKGLESMPALEKLDLRWTGLAPPPGLRERGCVVLS; encoded by the coding sequence ATGAGCGTGCGTGGGTTGGGTGGAGATGCCGGTGAGGCTTGGAGCGCTGATTCAGACCTGTCGAAGCTGGAGGCGCTCCGAGGGTTGCTCGACTCGGAGCCCTCACGTGCGCGGGTGATGCTGGAGGAGAAGCTGCGCGAGCAGCCCGAGAGCGCGGCCGCGCACTATGGGATGGCGCTCCTTCACCGGCGGGAGGGACGCGACCGCGAGTCGCTCATGGCCTTGCGAGAGGCGGTGGCTCGGGCACCTGGCGTGTTGGAGGTGGCGGCGCGAGACTTCTCGTCACTCGAGCAGTTGTACCTTCATGAGATGGGGCTGGAGACGGTGCCGGCGGTCATCGGGGCCTTCACTCGTTTGAAGACGCTGGACCTGGGCCACAATCGCATCGGCGCGCTGCCGGACAGCATGGGCGCCCTACGTGAGCTGGAGATTCTCTACGTCCACGAGAACCGCCTCACACGGTTGCCCGACGCGCTCGGTGAGCTCACCGCTGTGCACTACCTGAACGCAGGCGAGAATCCGCTCGAGCGACTTCCTGAATCCATCGGGCGGATGCGGGGGCTCGTCGAGCTGCGCCTTCTCCACGCGGGCCTTCGAGAACTCCCCGGGGCACTCGGGAAGCTCTCGCTGCTGCGAGAGCTCCACCTGCGCGGCAATCACCTGACGTCTCTCCCGGCGGAGTTGGGAGCGCTGGGGGAGTTGCGCCACCTCGACCTTCGCGAGAATCGCCTCACGGTGCTTCCGGACGCCCTCGTGCGACTGCCTCGGTTGAGAGCGCTGGACCTGCGCGCCAATCCACTCACTTCACTTCCGAAGGGACTGGAGTCGATGCCAGCGCTGGAGAAGCTTGATCTGCGCTGGACTGGACTGGCTCCGCCCCCAGGGCTTCGTGAGCGTGGCTGTGTCGTGTTGAGCTGA
- a CDS encoding serine/threonine protein kinase, producing MARPVEPEPLAGPVRFGPYTLVRRIGAGGMGEVFLAREESPRRACVVKKVLPQLMQSPQFVGRFRDEARVVVRLAHPNIARVYAMGEVDGQLYLSMEYVRGKTLSRLSYRLRQLGRMMPLGIVLHLGQRLCEGLAYAHDATDEEGHGLHLVHRDLSPANVCISYSGEVKIIDFGAAQSTLKEQQTAPRVVIGNLTYMSPEQARKRFVDRRADLYAVGVLLWELCAWKPLSQRGDPVERWRRAAYPQWEPAGKFREGLPSSVDAFLSKAMAPEPVNRFPDGAAMGAELARLKAKLTPGVGDAELAKLMALVFPREKKAEETLLEELLREEARRAHTEPEFAATLTPPTALAFEHSALEAPDDYVPSEGVQVVPSSGPDEDEQTQTDKPPARATVAQHPRANAHRDDEDDQAQTDKPPARVSVAQHPRANAHRDDEDERTQADKPPTRVAVEHPRNDVRRSDEDERTQADKPPTRVAVEHPRADVRRDDEDERTQADRPPASVAVTQHPRADVRRDDEDAQAQPDKPPARVAVEHPRADVRRDTDEDEPTAVATPPGSRSMDPAVTMPLRAEEIAARTSKYGAASENGSSPVSTPRPMPAVEQGSGPVPTPKPVPKVEQGLGPVPTPKPVPTVEATEALDAAKVLVAIEQATAVRASGPRESLFPGRGEDTVTPPMPSSPPRRLPRETQVGFGVDISQTVATEAIEARRLELVRAITGEGEAPAVAPEPAAEEPQGPRVWLAVALFAGASLLGLAVAWLTVWR from the coding sequence TTGGCCAGACCGGTTGAGCCGGAGCCCCTCGCGGGGCCCGTTCGCTTCGGTCCCTATACCCTGGTGCGCCGTATCGGCGCCGGGGGGATGGGTGAGGTCTTCCTCGCGCGCGAAGAGTCTCCTCGCCGCGCGTGTGTGGTGAAGAAGGTCCTGCCTCAGCTCATGCAGAGCCCGCAGTTCGTCGGGCGCTTCCGAGATGAGGCTCGGGTGGTGGTGCGGCTGGCCCATCCCAACATCGCTCGCGTGTATGCGATGGGCGAGGTGGATGGGCAGCTGTACCTCTCCATGGAGTACGTGAGGGGCAAGACGCTCAGCCGGCTCTCGTACCGGCTTCGTCAGCTGGGGCGGATGATGCCGCTGGGCATCGTGCTGCATCTGGGACAGCGCCTGTGCGAGGGCCTGGCCTATGCGCACGATGCGACGGACGAGGAGGGGCATGGGCTGCACCTGGTGCACCGGGACCTGTCCCCCGCGAACGTCTGCATCAGCTACTCGGGCGAGGTGAAGATCATCGACTTCGGCGCGGCGCAGTCCACGCTGAAGGAGCAGCAGACGGCACCTCGCGTGGTGATTGGGAACCTGACGTACATGTCGCCGGAGCAGGCGCGCAAGCGCTTCGTGGACCGGCGCGCGGACTTGTACGCGGTGGGCGTATTGCTGTGGGAGCTGTGCGCGTGGAAGCCGCTGTCGCAGCGAGGCGACCCGGTGGAGCGCTGGCGCCGTGCGGCGTATCCCCAGTGGGAACCCGCGGGGAAATTCCGGGAGGGGCTGCCATCGAGCGTGGATGCGTTCCTGTCCAAGGCCATGGCGCCAGAGCCGGTGAATCGCTTCCCGGACGGAGCGGCGATGGGCGCGGAGCTCGCGCGGCTGAAGGCGAAGCTGACGCCCGGGGTGGGGGACGCGGAGCTCGCGAAGTTGATGGCGTTGGTCTTCCCTCGCGAGAAGAAGGCGGAGGAGACGCTGCTCGAGGAGTTGCTGCGCGAGGAGGCTCGTCGCGCGCATACCGAGCCGGAGTTCGCCGCGACGCTCACTCCGCCCACGGCGCTCGCGTTCGAACACAGCGCGCTGGAAGCACCGGATGACTACGTCCCGTCCGAGGGCGTCCAGGTCGTGCCCTCATCCGGGCCAGATGAGGACGAGCAGACTCAAACCGACAAGCCGCCCGCGCGTGCCACCGTCGCGCAGCATCCACGCGCGAATGCCCATCGCGACGACGAAGACGACCAGGCTCAGACCGACAAGCCGCCCGCGCGTGTCTCCGTCGCGCAACATCCACGCGCGAATGCCCATCGCGACGACGAAGACGAACGGACTCAAGCCGACAAGCCGCCCACGCGTGTCGCTGTAGAGCATCCACGGAACGATGTGCGCCGTAGCGACGAAGACGAACGGACTCAAGCCGACAAGCCGCCCACGCGTGTCGCTGTCGAGCATCCACGGGCCGATGTGCGTCGCGACGACGAAGACGAACGGACTCAAGCCGACAGGCCTCCCGCGTCTGTCGCCGTCACGCAGCATCCACGGGCCGATGTGCGTCGCGACGACGAGGACGCGCAGGCTCAGCCCGACAAGCCGCCCGCGCGTGTCGCCGTCGAGCATCCACGGGCTGATGTGCGTCGCGACACGGATGAGGACGAGCCGACGGCGGTTGCCACGCCTCCGGGCTCGCGTTCGATGGACCCCGCGGTGACGATGCCGCTTCGCGCGGAGGAGATCGCCGCGAGGACCTCGAAGTATGGCGCTGCTTCGGAGAATGGCTCGAGCCCTGTCTCGACGCCAAGGCCGATGCCTGCGGTGGAGCAGGGCTCGGGCCCTGTTCCGACTCCCAAGCCCGTGCCGAAGGTGGAGCAGGGCTTGGGCCCTGTTCCGACTCCCAAGCCCGTGCCGACGGTCGAAGCCACCGAGGCGTTGGATGCCGCGAAGGTCCTCGTGGCCATCGAGCAGGCCACGGCCGTACGCGCCAGTGGACCGCGAGAGTCCCTGTTCCCCGGGCGCGGCGAGGACACCGTGACTCCTCCCATGCCGTCGTCCCCACCCCGTCGGCTGCCGCGCGAGACACAGGTGGGCTTCGGCGTCGACATCTCGCAGACGGTGGCCACGGAGGCCATCGAGGCGCGGCGCCTGGAACTCGTGCGTGCCATCACCGGTGAGGGAGAAGCCCCCGCCGTGGCGCCCGAGCCCGCGGCCGAGGAACCTCAAGGTCCTCGAGTCTGGCTCGCTGTCGCGCTGTTCGCTGGAGCCTCGTTGCTAGGGCTCGCGGTGGCGTGGCTGACCGTGTGGCGCTGA